One Cryobacterium psychrophilum DNA segment encodes these proteins:
- a CDS encoding MBL fold metallo-hydrolase, with protein MREFVPAAIGERTSDLTRQLLAPNAGPMTLDGTNSYLVAAPGSIGRVVVDPGPVHEGHLAALAAAGRIDLVLITHQHADHSAASVRFAAMTGAPVRALDPAFCVGGDPLRGGEEIHVAGTRIVVIATPGHTADSVCFHLPDDGENGSMLTGDTILGRGTTILGHPDGTLDDYLNSLDVLQGFGPATVLPAHGPVLPDLAAVCDQYLEHRRQRLDQVRAALAELGDDATVAQVTDVVYAQTDASVRFAAEASVQTQLAYLREQPHASR; from the coding sequence ATGAGAGAATTCGTCCCGGCCGCCATCGGCGAGCGCACCAGCGACCTCACCCGACAGCTGCTGGCGCCCAATGCCGGCCCCATGACCCTCGACGGCACCAACTCGTATCTGGTGGCCGCGCCAGGTTCGATCGGCCGAGTCGTGGTCGATCCGGGCCCCGTGCATGAGGGCCATCTTGCGGCCCTCGCCGCGGCCGGCCGCATCGACCTCGTGCTCATCACGCATCAGCACGCCGATCACAGCGCCGCAAGCGTTCGATTTGCCGCGATGACGGGCGCCCCGGTGCGGGCTCTCGACCCGGCGTTCTGCGTGGGCGGCGATCCTCTGCGGGGTGGCGAGGAGATTCATGTCGCCGGTACCCGCATCGTCGTCATCGCAACACCGGGGCACACCGCCGACTCCGTCTGCTTCCATCTGCCCGACGACGGCGAGAACGGGTCGATGCTCACCGGAGACACCATTCTTGGCCGCGGAACGACGATCCTCGGGCACCCCGACGGCACCCTGGACGATTACCTGAACTCCCTCGACGTTCTTCAAGGCTTCGGGCCGGCGACCGTTCTGCCAGCCCACGGCCCGGTTCTTCCCGACCTGGCCGCCGTGTGCGACCAGTATCTCGAGCACCGCAGGCAACGCCTCGACCAGGTGCGCGCTGCCCTCGCCGAATTGGGTGATGACGCCACGGTCGCGCAGGTCACCGACGTGGTCTACGCCCAAACGGATGCCTCGGTGCGGTTCGCCGCCGAGGCATCCGTTCAGACGCAGCTCGCCTACCTGCGGGAGCAGCCCCACGCGAGCCGCTAG
- a CDS encoding NUDIX hydrolase, translated as MMRDQTDGTPVPPVAATVVLLRDGESGPEVLLLERPHDRGSFAGAWVFPGGGVDPEDLVDAAGLDEVQVAERAAVREVQEETGLDLTPGSLMLTACWIPPAGAPKRLRTWFYWAPAPAGTITLAPEEAVDYAWIRPHAALELHAGGTLRLVPPTWVTLNALADHLSVDAALRQASEGGLAHFESRFGQSANGSVVFWSDDVAFLDDAQSEADGPRHRLEIGVLPWVYICALE; from the coding sequence ATGATGCGAGACCAGACCGATGGAACGCCCGTACCCCCCGTGGCGGCGACGGTCGTGCTGCTGCGCGACGGAGAGTCTGGGCCGGAGGTGCTGCTGCTGGAACGGCCGCACGACCGTGGATCGTTCGCCGGAGCGTGGGTTTTTCCGGGCGGGGGTGTCGACCCGGAAGACCTTGTGGACGCCGCAGGACTGGACGAGGTGCAAGTCGCCGAACGGGCGGCCGTGCGCGAGGTGCAGGAGGAGACCGGCCTGGACCTTACGCCCGGATCTCTCATGCTCACCGCGTGCTGGATTCCGCCGGCGGGCGCGCCGAAACGCCTGCGTACGTGGTTCTACTGGGCGCCGGCGCCCGCCGGCACCATCACCCTCGCCCCGGAAGAAGCAGTCGATTACGCATGGATCCGCCCGCATGCGGCTCTTGAGCTGCACGCCGGCGGCACCCTCCGGCTCGTTCCGCCGACCTGGGTGACCCTCAACGCACTCGCGGACCACCTCTCCGTTGACGCGGCGCTTCGCCAGGCAAGCGAGGGTGGGCTCGCTCACTTCGAGTCCCGCTTCGGGCAGAGCGCGAATGGTTCGGTCGTCTTTTGGAGTGACGACGTCGCCTTCCTCGACGACGCGCAGTCCGAAGCGGATGGCCCGCGCCATCGCCTCGAGATCGGAGTGCTGCCCTGGGTCTACATTTGCGCACTCGAGTAG
- a CDS encoding IS1182 family transposase — translation MQGRDDGQRQLLDVESMAGHMLPAGSVFKFLADHRHELFPDDAFEDLFPSGRGRPSTPADVIASVMVLQTLHSLSDRETAEAVTFDLRWKAACGFALTDASFHPTVLTYWRRRLANSTRPHRIFEAVTEVIEQSGALSGRKRRALDSTILEDAVARQDTVTQLVAQIRRVGREIPGADVLVSALTGHDYAKPGKPDIAWDDRAARDDLVSALVTDALSLLAGIDPTVLTDAQQETVALLALVAGQDVEPADGSHETEGRWKIARRVAPDRVISTVDPDARHAHKSRQKKVDGFKSHIIIEPDTGLVTAAILTKAAGLANSDAARGMELVTKDTSIGAQNVDVLGDSAYGSGELLAAITAAGHTAIIKPPPLGRAIPGGFTVDDFTIDETTNTVTCPAGQTRPLSAAGRASFGSSCATCPLMTQCTTAKSGKKMLLREHDAIRREHRVRAQDPLFQADYRQHRPMVERSIAWMTRKSRRVPYRGVVKNNAWWVNRAAGINLKRLLNLGLTRQSGIWAMG, via the coding sequence ATGCAGGGTCGTGATGATGGTCAACGTCAGCTTTTGGATGTCGAGTCGATGGCGGGGCATATGCTTCCAGCGGGTTCCGTGTTCAAGTTCCTCGCCGATCATCGGCACGAGTTGTTCCCCGATGACGCGTTCGAGGATTTGTTTCCGTCCGGTCGGGGGCGCCCGTCCACGCCAGCGGATGTGATCGCGTCGGTGATGGTGTTGCAGACGTTGCATAGCCTCTCGGATCGGGAAACGGCCGAGGCGGTCACGTTCGACTTGCGGTGGAAAGCGGCCTGCGGGTTCGCGTTGACGGACGCGTCGTTTCATCCGACGGTCCTCACGTATTGGCGCCGCCGCCTCGCGAACAGCACGCGCCCCCACCGTATTTTTGAGGCAGTGACCGAGGTTATCGAGCAGTCCGGGGCGTTATCGGGTCGGAAGCGACGTGCGTTGGACTCCACAATTTTGGAGGACGCTGTCGCGCGTCAGGACACCGTCACACAGCTCGTTGCGCAGATCCGCCGGGTGGGCCGGGAGATTCCCGGCGCGGATGTGCTCGTGTCCGCGTTGACCGGTCACGATTACGCGAAGCCAGGGAAACCGGATATCGCGTGGGATGACCGAGCCGCTCGCGACGACCTCGTGTCCGCGCTCGTCACCGATGCCCTGTCCTTGCTGGCCGGCATTGACCCGACGGTTCTCACCGACGCGCAGCAGGAAACCGTCGCCCTGCTCGCGTTGGTCGCCGGGCAGGACGTTGAGCCGGCAGACGGGTCGCATGAAACGGAGGGGCGGTGGAAAATTGCGCGGCGGGTCGCCCCGGACCGGGTCATTTCCACCGTTGATCCTGATGCCCGTCACGCGCACAAGAGCCGGCAGAAGAAAGTCGACGGCTTCAAAAGCCACATCATCATCGAACCGGACACGGGCCTGGTGACCGCGGCGATCCTGACCAAGGCGGCTGGTTTGGCCAACAGCGACGCGGCCCGCGGCATGGAACTAGTCACCAAAGACACGAGCATCGGCGCCCAGAACGTCGATGTTCTGGGCGATTCTGCTTATGGCAGTGGTGAGCTTCTCGCCGCGATCACCGCCGCCGGTCACACCGCGATCATCAAACCACCGCCGCTGGGACGGGCGATTCCCGGCGGCTTCACCGTCGATGATTTCACTATCGACGAGACCACGAACACGGTCACCTGCCCAGCGGGTCAGACCCGCCCACTCAGTGCTGCGGGGCGCGCAAGTTTTGGTAGTTCCTGCGCCACCTGCCCCCTCATGACGCAGTGCACGACGGCGAAGAGCGGCAAGAAAATGCTGCTCCGTGAGCATGACGCCATACGCCGGGAGCACCGTGTCCGGGCTCAGGATCCGCTCTTCCAAGCCGATTATCGACAACACCGGCCGATGGTTGAACGCTCCATCGCCTGGATGACACGCAAGTCCCGCCGCGTCCCTTACCGAGGCGTCGTGAAGAACAACGCGTGGTGGGTGAATCGGGCGGCCGGAATCAACCTTAAACGGCTTCTGAACCTCGGCCTCACCCGCCAGAGCGGGATCTGGGCCATGGGATAA
- a CDS encoding universal stress protein, whose product MIEKSIVAWDGRPPAKAALDWALERSAGRELVMVRVVDRTSDSADYFMPESVAETAPITLQNDVDLVQAANPSVIVRSEVLPGDPIEELKRLSAEDTLVVVGTHRRDGPTVRYEWSVGARLAGAANGPVAIIPESDDSRGEGIVVGVDGSSAANAAVAFAAAEAHRTNEELHLVHAWQEPLIWPESTVPDIEFLQSLEDIHRHVLDESVALVGSIYPNVRVSSSLIRGAPQWALRDAARGASLLVVGNHGVHGLKRFLLGSVSHSLVLNIQSPTVVVNATSTL is encoded by the coding sequence ATGATTGAGAAGTCGATTGTGGCCTGGGACGGGCGGCCGCCGGCCAAGGCCGCCCTGGACTGGGCACTCGAGCGTTCCGCCGGACGTGAACTCGTGATGGTTCGTGTCGTGGACCGCACGAGCGACTCTGCCGACTATTTCATGCCCGAATCCGTGGCAGAGACGGCCCCGATCACGTTGCAGAACGATGTCGATCTGGTGCAGGCGGCCAACCCCTCCGTGATCGTGCGCAGCGAGGTGCTGCCGGGAGATCCCATCGAGGAACTCAAACGACTCTCCGCCGAAGACACGCTCGTGGTCGTGGGCACCCATCGCCGTGACGGTCCGACCGTTCGGTATGAATGGTCGGTGGGTGCTCGATTGGCCGGCGCCGCTAATGGTCCGGTGGCCATCATCCCGGAAAGCGACGACTCACGTGGAGAGGGAATCGTCGTGGGCGTCGACGGGTCGTCCGCGGCCAACGCTGCGGTGGCCTTCGCTGCGGCCGAGGCGCATCGCACGAACGAAGAGCTTCATCTTGTGCATGCCTGGCAGGAGCCGCTCATCTGGCCCGAATCGACGGTTCCCGACATTGAGTTCCTGCAATCGCTCGAAGACATCCACCGCCACGTGCTCGATGAGTCCGTCGCGTTGGTCGGCTCGATCTACCCCAACGTGCGGGTGAGCTCCTCGCTCATTCGCGGTGCCCCCCAGTGGGCGCTGCGCGATGCGGCACGCGGGGCCAGCCTCCTGGTGGTGGGCAACCACGGCGTGCATGGCCTCAAACGTTTCTTGCTGGGATCGGTCAGCCACTCACTCGTGCTCAACATTCAATCGCCTACCGTGGTGGTGAACGCCACCTCCACCCTCTGA